Below is a window of Allomuricauda ruestringensis DSM 13258 DNA.
CAATCTCCTTTCTGTTGAACGGGTGGACAAGCTACCGTGCCATAGGAGCAGAACACACAACAATCGCCCTCTTTTGGCCTTAAAACTTCCTTGCAATTTTCACAATCGTAAAAGAACTGGCAAGCCGTGGTCGGCATCAGTTCTTTTTTGCGGTGTCCGCATTTGGGACACGTAATGGTAGATGCTAACACAGTTTCCATTATTCGATGATCTTATATCCGGTTTTTTCAATGGCAGATGCTATTTCATTGGCACTTACTTTACTGTTATCAAACTTTACAACAGCCCGGGATGTCCCATAATTTGCATCTACTTCCAAAATGCCCTCTAGTTTGTTGACCTCGTTTTCAATATGGGCTTCGCAACCCGCACATGTCATTCCCTCTATGGAATAGGTCAATTCACTTACGTTACTTTCAGACACATAGACTATTTGCCTCTCAGCATTTGAGTCAGGGTAAAATATTTTAGAATAGTAGGGAAATGCCAACATTGTACCTGCAAAAATGGTAATCAAAAACAGGAAAGTCTTGGATTGTATAAACTTAGGTTTGTCATCCTCACAAGCGCAATCAATATCCTGTGGACGTGGTTTTAATTTTTGATACCACGCAAATCC
It encodes the following:
- the merTP gene encoding mercuric transport protein MerTP, which encodes MKKTRTSNRTAFTGLFSAFVASLCCITPVLALLSGTTGIASTFSWIEPYRPILMGVTVLILGFAWYQKLKPRPQDIDCACEDDKPKFIQSKTFLFLITIFAGTMLAFPYYSKIFYPDSNAERQIVYVSESNVSELTYSIEGMTCAGCEAHIENEVNKLEGILEVDANYGTSRAVVKFDNSKVSANEIASAIEKTGYKIIE
- a CDS encoding GDCCVxC domain-containing (seleno)protein, with translation METVLASTITCPKCGHRKKELMPTTACQFFYDCENCKEVLRPKEGDCCVFCSYGTVACPPVQQKGDCCS